From the genome of Geminocystis herdmanii PCC 6308, one region includes:
- a CDS encoding Uma2 family endonuclease codes for MLTKKRADRVLLYNIDWQQFENILIDLGQIRSARIAYDYGTLEIMSPLPEHEYFKENIGTAIQDIAEVLERDYESLGSTTWRKQAKMAGVEPDNCFYFQNEPKIRGKLDYDLNQDPPPDLALEIDLTSKSLNRFPIYARLGIPELWCYDEEQLNIYLLQADETYETSGSSLVFPDLPVQEIPDVINQYRLQGRRTIRQKIREWAMSHRL; via the coding sequence ATGCTTACCAAAAAGAGAGCCGATCGAGTCTTACTTTATAATATAGATTGGCAACAATTTGAAAATATCCTCATAGATTTGGGACAAATCCGTTCTGCTAGGATTGCTTATGATTATGGAACTTTAGAAATTATGAGTCCTTTACCCGAACACGAGTACTTTAAAGAAAATATTGGTACAGCAATTCAAGACATTGCTGAAGTTTTAGAGAGAGATTATGAAAGTTTAGGCTCTACAACTTGGCGTAAACAGGCAAAAATGGCTGGGGTTGAACCTGACAACTGTTTTTATTTTCAGAATGAGCCTAAAATAAGAGGTAAATTAGATTATGATTTAAACCAAGACCCTCCTCCTGATCTTGCCTTAGAAATTGATCTTACCAGTAAATCTTTAAATCGTTTTCCTATTTATGCGCGTTTAGGGATACCTGAATTGTGGTGTTATGATGAAGAACAGTTGAATATTTATTTATTACAAGCCGATGAAACCTATGAAACATCAGGATCAAGTTTAGTTTTTCCAGATTTACCCGTGCAAGAAATACCAGATGTTATTAATCAATATCGTTTACAAGGAAGAAGAACAATTCGTCAAAAAATTAGGGAATGGGCAATGTCACACCGTCTATAA
- a CDS encoding transglutaminase TgpA family protein: MENSPQIPSFKAIIQHIESFPLPKTEESILLRILVQTMVIVGIIATDVAARSEFPMSVWAIPLSILGGFISWRRRKLRNISLKFGLAIAMIITLVFFLGNLVENIFDNRLVLAEFLVQLQVLHSFDLPRRKDLGYSMIIGVILIGVAATLSQTLAFAPWLLLFLLIAIPTMVLDYRSRMGLKTWETEYKQIQREKNVQKKQLRWQNSPLSPKKLFSFVLIILLLGLSLFAIMPRYPGYKLQSFPVRAPEGLQQNFTPGEKDRGIVNPGYNRDGTVNDNLMGEGNGQGSGSDNSYYGFNTIINQNLHGANILQKKIVLRIRSQAPGFWRVLAFDHYTGQGWEISRENQTIDIKRNPWNYQFNLDVPFLKSDTRKIIQTYTVVSDLPNIIPVLKYPQYIYFPTEQLALDAEGSLRSPAGLIEGLTYTTVSRVPYRSQTDLKQAGNSYPELITKYHLTIPDKIKATLKQKAEELLAKSPNKLESNYEKALYLAQAIKQNYEIKTDFPLLNNNDDLTLAFLENGGGYPDHFATVYTMMLRSIDIPSRLVVGFGTGQFNPFTGYYVVHNTDAHALSEVYFPDYGWHYFDPLPSHEIIPPSFEDDNTFGVLGQLWKWVASWLPSPITAFITALFTKIFNTITNLFASSWLGKLWQFLTGSFVGILMGFLGLIILAFLSWLGLNFAQKLLYRLKLAKLNPLEKLYREMLDLLAEKNYPKNSAQTPLEYAHSLREFLSIEQLEIIILITNSYVQWRYGNIPANLDYLQSQFNLLNRSFTSKNISLISN; the protein is encoded by the coding sequence ATGGAAAACTCACCACAAATCCCTAGTTTTAAAGCCATTATCCAGCACATAGAATCTTTCCCTCTCCCCAAAACCGAAGAATCTATCCTCCTGCGCATCTTAGTGCAAACTATGGTTATTGTTGGTATTATCGCCACGGATGTCGCCGCTAGAAGCGAATTTCCTATGAGTGTTTGGGCAATTCCTTTAAGTATTCTTGGAGGGTTTATTAGTTGGAGACGCAGAAAGTTACGCAATATTAGCCTTAAATTTGGTTTAGCTATTGCCATGATCATAACCTTAGTGTTTTTTTTAGGCAATCTAGTGGAAAATATTTTTGATAATCGCTTAGTCTTAGCAGAATTTTTAGTACAATTGCAGGTTTTGCATAGCTTTGATTTACCCAGAAGAAAAGACTTAGGCTATTCTATGATTATCGGAGTAATCTTAATTGGGGTAGCCGCCACTTTATCTCAAACTTTAGCTTTTGCACCTTGGTTATTACTATTTTTACTCATTGCCATTCCTACTATGGTACTTGATTATCGATCGAGAATGGGCTTAAAAACATGGGAGACAGAATATAAACAAATTCAAAGAGAGAAAAATGTTCAGAAAAAACAACTACGGTGGCAAAACTCTCCTTTATCCCCCAAAAAACTCTTTAGTTTTGTCTTAATTATTCTTTTATTGGGCTTATCTTTATTTGCCATTATGCCCCGTTATCCGGGTTACAAATTACAAAGTTTCCCCGTCAGAGCACCTGAAGGATTACAACAAAACTTTACACCGGGCGAGAAAGATAGAGGTATTGTTAACCCCGGTTATAACCGAGATGGTACTGTAAATGATAACTTAATGGGAGAAGGTAACGGACAAGGTAGTGGTAGTGATAATTCTTACTATGGTTTTAATACTATCATTAACCAAAATTTACACGGTGCAAATATTTTACAGAAAAAAATAGTTTTGAGAATACGCTCTCAAGCCCCCGGATTTTGGCGAGTTTTAGCGTTTGATCATTATACTGGACAAGGGTGGGAAATTTCTAGGGAAAATCAAACCATCGATATTAAACGCAATCCTTGGAATTATCAATTTAACTTAGATGTACCTTTTCTTAAAAGTGACACGAGAAAAATTATTCAGACTTATACTGTAGTTTCTGATTTACCTAATATTATCCCAGTACTCAAATATCCTCAATATATCTATTTTCCCACAGAACAACTTGCTTTAGATGCTGAGGGTAGTTTACGATCGCCTGCAGGGTTAATTGAAGGTTTAACTTACACCACAGTATCACGAGTTCCCTATCGCAGTCAAACAGATTTAAAACAAGCAGGAAATTCTTATCCCGAATTAATCACAAAATATCATTTAACTATCCCCGATAAAATTAAAGCCACATTAAAACAAAAAGCCGAAGAATTATTAGCAAAATCTCCTAACAAATTAGAATCTAACTATGAAAAAGCCTTATATTTAGCCCAAGCTATTAAACAAAATTATGAGATTAAAACCGATTTTCCTTTACTCAATAATAATGACGATTTAACTTTAGCATTCTTAGAAAATGGCGGGGGTTATCCTGATCATTTTGCTACAGTGTACACCATGATGTTAAGATCGATCGATATTCCCTCCCGTTTAGTTGTCGGTTTTGGCACAGGACAATTTAACCCCTTTACAGGTTACTATGTTGTACATAACACCGATGCCCACGCCTTAAGCGAAGTCTATTTTCCTGACTATGGATGGCATTATTTTGATCCTTTACCCAGTCATGAGATCATACCACCATCCTTTGAAGATGACAACACCTTCGGAGTTTTAGGGCAATTATGGAAGTGGGTTGCCAGTTGGTTGCCTTCTCCTATTACCGCTTTTATCACAGCTTTATTCACCAAAATATTTAATACCATTACTAACCTATTTGCCTCCAGTTGGTTAGGAAAATTATGGCAATTTTTAACAGGTAGTTTTGTCGGAATTTTAATGGGATTTTTAGGCTTAATTATCCTTGCTTTTCTTAGTTGGTTAGGGTTGAATTTTGCTCAAAAATTATTGTATCGTTTAAAATTAGCTAAACTCAATCCCCTCGAAAAATTATATCGAGAAATGTTAGACTTATTAGCAGAAAAAAATTATCCAAAAAATTCGGCTCAAACTCCTCTTGAATATGCCCATAGTTTAAGAGAGTTTTTATCGATCGAACAACTAGAAATTATTATTTTAATTACCAATAGTTATGTACAATGGCGTTATGGCAATATTCCTGCTAATTTAGATTATTTACAATCACAATTTAATTTATTAAATCGTAGTTTTACCAGCAAAAATATAAGTTTAATTAGCAATTAA
- the groES gene encoding co-chaperone GroES: MAAITINVSTVKPLGDRVFVKVSEAEEKTAGGIYLPDNAKEKPQVGEVVTVGDGKVNDKGERTPVEVKVGDKVLYSKYAGTDIKLGGDDYVLLSEKDILAVVS; the protein is encoded by the coding sequence ATGGCAGCAATTACCATTAATGTATCAACAGTAAAGCCTTTAGGCGATCGAGTTTTCGTTAAAGTAAGTGAAGCAGAAGAAAAAACTGCGGGTGGAATCTACTTACCTGACAACGCCAAAGAGAAACCCCAAGTAGGAGAAGTCGTCACCGTTGGGGATGGAAAAGTAAACGATAAAGGAGAACGTACTCCCGTTGAAGTAAAAGTTGGCGACAAAGTACTTTATTCCAAATATGCAGGTACAGACATCAAATTAGGTGGCGATGACTACGTTTTACTCTCCGAAAAAGACATCCTTGCAGTAGTTTCCTAA
- a CDS encoding type II toxin-antitoxin system HicB family antitoxin, which produces MSKYKYKMVIEWSNEDNCFLVGFPDFIGQKWRTHGDTYAEAVANGEEALESLILAYEATGESLPNPSSINLIEV; this is translated from the coding sequence ATGAGTAAATATAAATATAAAATGGTGATTGAATGGAGTAATGAAGATAACTGTTTTTTAGTCGGATTTCCTGATTTTATCGGGCAAAAATGGCGCACTCACGGTGATACTTATGCCGAAGCGGTAGCTAATGGTGAGGAAGCATTAGAGTCTTTAATTTTGGCTTATGAAGCTACTGGAGAATCATTACCTAATCCTAGTAGTATTAATTTAATTGAGGTTTAG
- a CDS encoding Uma2 family endonuclease: protein MTQSSFKQRYSFPLDSPIKRLTFEEYLKYEDNTDTKYELYRGKLIPMATPTGLHTRICNYLVYQFQVFFASVELNVVAINDVGVRTGIDSSRIPDVIISTRELWEKVCDRKGSGVFDLQETPRLVVEVSSENWREDYILTRAEYALIEIPEYWIIDANKQRIRILTHPEGEDGYEYNDFVSGETINSLEFPDLSLSVDELLAPLVVEDLIKAQQVERKQLELQLEQERQRAEKLERLLREKGISIE from the coding sequence ATGACACAATCGAGCTTCAAACAAAGATACTCTTTCCCCCTTGATTCCCCCATAAAAAGATTAACTTTTGAAGAATACTTAAAGTACGAAGACAACACAGATACTAAATATGAACTTTATCGGGGGAAATTAATACCAATGGCGACACCAACAGGTTTACATACGAGAATTTGTAATTATTTAGTATATCAATTTCAAGTGTTTTTTGCCTCTGTGGAACTTAATGTAGTGGCGATTAATGATGTGGGAGTGAGAACAGGAATTGATAGTTCTCGTATCCCAGATGTTATCATCAGCACAAGGGAATTATGGGAAAAAGTGTGCGATCGCAAAGGTTCGGGAGTGTTTGATTTACAAGAGACACCGAGATTAGTGGTAGAAGTATCTAGCGAAAATTGGCGAGAAGACTATATTTTAACAAGAGCCGAATATGCTTTGATTGAAATACCAGAATATTGGATTATAGATGCGAATAAACAACGAATCAGAATTTTAACCCATCCCGAAGGGGAAGATGGTTACGAATATAATGATTTTGTATCGGGAGAAACAATTAACTCTTTGGAGTTTCCTGATTTAAGTTTATCCGTTGATGAATTACTTGCACCTCTAGTTGTAGAGGATTTAATCAAAGCACAACAGGTGGAACGTAAACAATTAGAATTACAACTAGAACAAGAACGTCAACGTGCTGAAAAGTTGGAAAGACTCTTAAGGGAGAAAGGAATTAGCATCGAGTAA
- a CDS encoding LmeA family phospholipid-binding protein: MRTITTIVFGNLPFSGQSGDQIASKAITTAIAALFKKTGKLQANLRVEPVAKLLQGSVDGFDFIGNGMLMYNGLRIEAMELYLQAISIDFSSIFSGKVKLRQPTQATLRIVLTEEDLTTSFNTPFIVDKLQKLQYQEQSLHFQNTQITVNEDKSLGIKADIKIGINSEIVSINIIANLEVEGRTKIQFTNPQYQGNNDSQLLGKALIDHVNNLLDLDKFVLDGTRLRVDRARIKDKEFVFYGTAEISHFPDKKA; encoded by the coding sequence ATCAGGACGATAACAACAATTGTGTTTGGTAATTTACCTTTTTCGGGACAAAGTGGAGATCAAATCGCCAGTAAGGCTATCACAACGGCGATCGCAGCCTTGTTTAAAAAAACAGGCAAATTACAAGCAAATCTCAGGGTTGAACCAGTGGCTAAACTTTTACAAGGAAGTGTGGATGGTTTCGACTTCATCGGTAATGGAATGTTAATGTATAATGGTTTGAGAATCGAAGCCATGGAATTATATCTCCAAGCTATTTCTATCGATTTTAGCTCCATTTTTAGTGGTAAAGTTAAATTAAGACAACCTACTCAAGCAACTTTGAGAATTGTGTTGACGGAGGAAGATTTAACTACTTCTTTTAATACTCCTTTTATTGTTGATAAATTACAAAAGTTACAATATCAAGAGCAATCACTACATTTTCAAAATACTCAAATTACTGTTAATGAAGATAAATCTTTGGGTATTAAAGCCGATATAAAAATTGGTATTAATTCAGAAATAGTTAGTATTAATATTATTGCTAATTTAGAAGTAGAAGGTAGAACCAAAATTCAATTTACGAATCCTCAATATCAAGGTAATAATGACAGTCAATTATTAGGGAAAGCGTTAATTGATCATGTTAATAACCTCTTAGATTTAGATAAATTTGTTTTAGATGGAACTCGTTTAAGGGTCGATCGAGCTAGAATTAAAGATAAAGAATTTGTCTTTTATGGCACGGCAGAAATTAGCCATTTTCCAGACAAAAAAGCCTAA
- the def gene encoding peptide deformylase, translating to MTVNLIEKEKLNKSPLEMHYLGDKVLRQPAKRVAKVDDSIRQLAKEMLQTMYSENGIGLAAPQIGIHKQIIVIDCQPDNPDTPPMILINPEIKKMSRDLCVMEEGCLSIPSVFLEVTRPRSIEVVYKDEYGKQQKMKAMGLLSRVIQHEMDHLNGVLFVDRVKNNFALTEELNKKGFSLSAVQPIS from the coding sequence ATGACTGTAAACTTGATAGAAAAAGAAAAATTAAATAAATCTCCTTTGGAAATGCACTATTTAGGAGATAAAGTATTGCGTCAACCTGCCAAAAGAGTGGCAAAAGTAGATGATAGTATTCGACAATTAGCGAAGGAAATGTTGCAAACCATGTATAGCGAAAACGGTATCGGTTTAGCCGCGCCTCAAATTGGTATTCATAAACAGATAATTGTCATTGATTGTCAACCAGATAATCCAGATACACCGCCGATGATTTTGATTAATCCTGAAATCAAAAAAATGAGTAGAGATTTATGTGTGATGGAAGAAGGATGTTTAAGTATTCCTAGTGTTTTTTTAGAGGTGACTCGTCCAAGATCGATCGAAGTGGTGTATAAAGATGAGTATGGGAAACAGCAAAAAATGAAAGCCATGGGGTTATTATCGAGAGTGATTCAACACGAAATGGATCATCTTAATGGAGTATTATTTGTCGATAGAGTAAAAAATAATTTTGCCTTAACCGAAGAATTAAACAAAAAAGGATTTTCTCTTTCTGCGGTGCAACCCATAAGCTAA
- a CDS encoding low molecular weight protein-tyrosine-phosphatase, protein MEKTKLLFVCLGNICRSPSAENIMNYLIEKEGLTEKFECDSAGTSRYHIGASPDQRMQLAAKKRGIELKGKARQIEDFDLEYYDLILAMDKSNYADILRLDRETALRDRTRKYKDKIKLMCDFTTKFKDQEVPDPYYGGESGFDYVIDLLLDSCQGLLEYCEKK, encoded by the coding sequence ATGGAAAAAACTAAGTTACTTTTTGTTTGTCTAGGTAATATATGTCGATCGCCTTCAGCAGAAAACATCATGAATTATTTGATTGAAAAAGAAGGCTTAACAGAAAAATTTGAGTGTGATTCTGCTGGTACATCAAGATACCATATTGGAGCTTCTCCTGATCAAAGAATGCAGTTAGCCGCTAAAAAAAGAGGCATTGAATTAAAGGGAAAAGCTAGACAAATTGAAGATTTTGATCTGGAATACTATGATTTAATTTTGGCAATGGATAAATCTAATTATGCAGATATTTTAAGGCTCGATCGTGAAACGGCGCTGCGCGATCGCACTAGAAAATATAAAGACAAAATTAAATTAATGTGTGATTTTACCACAAAATTTAAAGATCAAGAAGTTCCTGATCCTTATTACGGTGGAGAATCAGGATTTGATTATGTCATTGACTTACTCTTAGATTCCTGTCAAGGATTATTAGAATACTGTGAAAAAAAGTAA
- a CDS encoding glycogen debranching protein — MTSIELMPVFEFDEFENSRPNPETGETLYNYWGYSTVGFFAPKAGYAATGKFGMQVDELKNLVKELHKNGIEIILDVVFNHTAEGNEKGPTISFRGIDNKTYYMLTPEGYYFNFSGCGNTLNCNNPIVRGIVLDCLRYWASEYHIDGFRFDLASILGRDPWGAPLANPPLLETLAFDPILAKCKLIAEAWDAGGLYQVGSFPAYGRWGEWNGKYRDSVRKFIKGDGTIGDLAQRLQGSPDLYAGAGRAPATSINFITAHDGFTLMDMVSYNYKHNDANGENNNDGSNDNDSWNCGWEGATEDIGINVLRRKQIKNAIAILMVSQGVPMMLMGDEMGRTKHGNNNTYCHDNELNWLNWDLLKQNNDLFQFTKNCINFRKAHPVLRNTGHFQNLDYVGSNYPDISWHGVKAWYADWSPLSKTSAFMLCGKHAKGGTVQDNYIYVAINAHWETLWFELPQPPAPSKWYLSVNTGMPSPNDSYTVGGEPLLDNQQGILVGDRSTIILVAK, encoded by the coding sequence GTGACATCGATCGAACTCATGCCCGTGTTTGAATTTGACGAATTTGAAAATAGTCGCCCCAACCCCGAAACAGGAGAAACCCTTTATAACTATTGGGGATATAGCACCGTAGGCTTTTTTGCCCCCAAAGCAGGATACGCCGCCACAGGTAAATTCGGGATGCAGGTTGACGAATTGAAAAATCTTGTCAAAGAATTACATAAAAACGGCATTGAGATTATTTTAGACGTAGTTTTCAATCATACCGCCGAAGGTAATGAAAAAGGCCCTACGATTTCTTTTCGAGGTATCGACAACAAAACCTATTATATGCTCACTCCCGAAGGCTATTATTTCAACTTTAGTGGTTGCGGTAATACCCTTAATTGTAACAATCCCATCGTACGAGGTATCGTCTTAGATTGCCTTCGTTATTGGGCTTCAGAATACCACATAGACGGCTTTAGATTCGACTTAGCGTCCATCTTAGGGCGCGATCCTTGGGGGGCTCCCCTTGCCAATCCTCCCCTGTTAGAAACCCTTGCATTTGACCCTATTTTAGCCAAATGTAAGCTCATTGCTGAAGCGTGGGATGCTGGTGGCTTATACCAAGTTGGCTCATTTCCAGCCTATGGACGTTGGGGAGAATGGAATGGTAAATATAGAGATAGTGTGCGCAAATTCATCAAAGGAGACGGCACAATTGGAGATTTAGCCCAACGGTTACAAGGTTCGCCCGATTTGTATGCTGGTGCAGGTAGAGCGCCTGCCACTTCTATTAACTTTATTACCGCCCATGATGGTTTTACTTTAATGGATATGGTTTCTTATAACTATAAACATAACGATGCCAACGGGGAAAATAATAACGATGGTAGTAATGATAATGATAGTTGGAATTGTGGTTGGGAAGGGGCAACCGAGGACATTGGCATTAATGTCTTACGCCGTAAACAAATTAAGAATGCGATCGCCATCCTCATGGTATCTCAGGGTGTACCGATGATGCTCATGGGGGATGAAATGGGACGCACGAAACACGGCAATAATAACACCTATTGCCACGATAACGAGCTAAACTGGCTTAATTGGGATTTATTGAAGCAAAATAACGATTTATTCCAATTTACCAAAAATTGCATTAATTTTCGCAAAGCTCACCCCGTGTTAAGAAATACAGGGCATTTCCAAAACCTTGATTATGTCGGTAGTAACTACCCTGATATTAGTTGGCATGGAGTCAAGGCTTGGTATGCAGATTGGTCGCCTTTGAGTAAGACGAGCGCCTTTATGCTGTGTGGTAAACACGCTAAGGGTGGCACAGTTCAAGATAACTATATTTATGTTGCTATTAATGCCCATTGGGAAACCCTTTGGTTTGAGTTACCTCAACCTCCAGCACCCAGCAAATGGTACTTATCTGTGAATACTGGTATGCCTTCCCCTAATGATAGTTATACTGTGGGAGGTGAGCCTTTGTTAGATAATCAGCAAGGGATTTTAGTGGGCGATCGATCGACTATCATTCTAGTAGCAAAATAA
- a CDS encoding YbaB/EbfC family nucleoid-associated protein, with amino-acid sequence MNNQGKGFGFGLGKMKELASAFQKAQQIQEDAKKLQEELEAMEIEAQSEDGFIIVKVTGDQKPISIDIKPEALVGKSAEELSTLVTAVVKDAYQQSTDIMRERMESLTGNLGLPGM; translated from the coding sequence ATGAATAATCAAGGAAAAGGATTTGGTTTCGGCTTAGGCAAAATGAAAGAATTAGCTTCCGCCTTTCAAAAAGCTCAACAAATACAAGAAGATGCCAAAAAACTTCAAGAAGAATTAGAGGCGATGGAAATTGAAGCGCAAAGCGAAGACGGTTTTATCATCGTGAAGGTTACTGGAGATCAAAAACCCATTAGTATAGATATTAAACCAGAAGCCTTAGTGGGCAAAAGTGCGGAAGAATTATCAACTTTAGTTACCGCTGTTGTTAAAGATGCCTATCAACAATCTACGGATATTATGAGAGAAAGAATGGAATCTTTAACTGGTAATTTAGGCTTACCCGGAATGTAA
- a CDS encoding type II toxin-antitoxin system HicA family toxin — protein sequence MPKKVRELKKMLIQAGFKQVPGKGSHTNWIHENYLGKITVSGNDGADAKIYQEKLIKQAILEVKKETNNE from the coding sequence ATGCCCAAAAAAGTTAGAGAATTGAAAAAAATGTTAATCCAAGCAGGTTTTAAACAAGTGCCGGGCAAAGGTAGTCATACTAACTGGATACACGAAAATTATCTGGGCAAAATTACTGTATCAGGAAATGATGGTGCTGATGCCAAAATATATCAAGAAAAATTAATTAAACAAGCTATTTTAGAAGTTAAAAAAGAGACAAATAATGAGTAA